A DNA window from Ornithobacterium rhinotracheale DSM 15997 contains the following coding sequences:
- a CDS encoding TrmH family RNA methyltransferase, with translation MTEELQLAHHQITNDSHGKSIVLVLNHVQSPQNIGLIIRTAEAMGVQKIFVISEQFSELTPKIKRLTRSTEKYISIEFSTEIIPVIQSLKNQN, from the coding sequence ATGACTGAAGAATTACAACTTGCACATCACCAAATCACCAACGATTCGCACGGGAAATCTATTGTTTTGGTTTTAAATCATGTGCAATCTCCCCAAAATATAGGGCTTATCATTCGCACGGCAGAAGCCATGGGTGTGCAAAAAATATTTGTGATTTCTGAGCAATTTTCAGAGCTTACGCCCAAAATAAAACGTCTAACTCGCAGTACAGAAAAATATATTTCTATAGAATTTTCTACGGAAATAATACCCGTTATTCAATCATTGAAAAATCAGAATTAG
- a CDS encoding XAC2610-related protein — MKKIILSVVMCFSFNFGTAQIFEDLIPYTIKNGQMNYIEDSIQYKCPPLFNKMRLIDVNFDGIKDLVIPRDECAFAFVSTPSPYFFVATKSGKLIYSKELSDLYGYVFIDEPSKRIFVYARYNAAGWYWRIYKVIPQKGLKLIDEFMDKGFDHGDVDKSISALKYKEIKLPKTAIQLNGDKYE, encoded by the coding sequence ATGAAAAAAATTATATTATCAGTTGTAATGTGTTTTTCTTTTAATTTTGGAACTGCACAAATCTTTGAGGACTTAATACCGTATACAATAAAAAATGGACAAATGAACTATATTGAAGATTCAATTCAATATAAATGTCCTCCTCTATTTAATAAAATGCGACTAATCGACGTTAATTTTGATGGAATAAAAGATTTAGTTATTCCTAGAGATGAATGTGCTTTTGCATTTGTCAGTACTCCATCACCATATTTTTTTGTAGCCACAAAATCGGGAAAATTAATTTATTCAAAAGAATTATCTGATTTATATGGTTATGTTTTCATTGATGAACCATCTAAAAGAATTTTTGTTTATGCGAGATACAATGCAGCTGGTTGGTATTGGAGAATTTATAAAGTAATTCCGCAAAAAGGACTTAAACTGATAGATGAATTTATGGATAAAGGTTTTGACCATGGTGATGTTGATAAATCTATTTCAGCACTTAAATACAAAGAAATAAAATTACCAAAAACTGCTATTCAATTGAATGGTGATAAATATGAATAA
- the secA gene encoding preprotein translocase subunit SecA, with the protein MGFLDKILKSFLGDKNEKDVKELRKIVDQVLAEEAKLESLSIDELRAKTQEFKAKIKEATKTQDEKIAELKAKVDDLENIDEKDAIFAEIDALNAEKYKLEEGVLEEILPQAFAVVKETAKRFYLNDTLEVTATPFDRELSGSKDYVRLEGEDKAIWNTSWDAAGKAVNWDMIHYDVQLIGGTVLHQGKIAEMQTGEGKTLVATLPLYLNALPGRGVHVITVNDYLAKRDSAWIGPLMEFHGLSVDCIDNHQPNSEGRIAAYKKDIIYGTNNEFGFDYLRDNMATSTDRLVQQELNYAVIDEVDSVLIDDARTPLIISGPVPQGDRQEYDILKPNIEQIVMKQRQELSSALNEAKKLWKDGDKKAAAFEMMKVHRGLPKYKPLIKFLSEEGTRTQLQKTEAFYMQDNNREMWQIDQHLYFTIDEKNNQINLTDKGIDFLTRGSEDPNFFILPEIGEEVAKIEQEGLPKEEEHAKKEEFFRDYAIKSERIHTLHQLLKAYTLFEKDVEYVVIDGQVKIVDEQTGRMMEGRRYSDGLHQALEAKENVKIEAATQTFATITLQNYFRMYNKLSGMTGTAETEAGEFWEIYKLDVVAIPTNKPIARDDRQDLIYKTNREKYNAVIDEIVKLSQEEKRPVLVGTTSVEVSELLSKALKLRKIDHNVLNAKLHKQEADVVAEAGQPGKITIATNMAGRGTDIKISDEVKEAGGLAIIGTERHDSRRVDRQLRGRSGRQGDVGSSQFFVSLEDSLMRLFGSERISKLMDRMGHKEGDVLQHSMVSKSIERAQKKVEENNFGIRKRLLEYDDVMNKQREVIYKRRKNALNGERLDTDIANMIFDTAAGIVNQHRSTGDFEAFKVDLITHFTMESPVDENEFKNGNIQNLIDKVYHSAIEDYKIKVQTTAEKAFPVVANVYENSGHQFQRIQVPFTDGNRSLMIVSDLEKAYNTHGKQLLKDFEKSVTLALIDEHWKEHLRDMDDLRRSVQNVTYEQKDPIVVYKEESFYMFRDMIDTINREVVSFLFKGELPTPDPEQIQRAKQQQEERTQASRGNDLNEGQEAQQQAANQSQIPNWQSQQLTPRYVMKIGRNEIVKVRNVQTGRVEEMKYKKAEPLIESGEWVLDK; encoded by the coding sequence ATGGGTTTTTTAGATAAAATATTAAAGAGTTTCCTTGGAGATAAAAACGAAAAGGATGTAAAAGAACTAAGAAAAATTGTGGATCAAGTTCTTGCGGAAGAAGCAAAACTTGAAAGCCTTTCAATCGATGAGTTGAGAGCTAAAACACAAGAGTTTAAAGCAAAAATTAAAGAAGCAACCAAAACGCAAGACGAGAAAATTGCAGAATTAAAAGCAAAGGTTGATGACCTTGAAAACATTGATGAGAAAGATGCTATTTTTGCTGAAATCGATGCGCTGAATGCAGAAAAGTACAAATTAGAGGAAGGTGTTTTAGAAGAAATTTTGCCACAAGCCTTTGCGGTGGTTAAGGAAACTGCTAAAAGATTTTATCTTAACGATACATTGGAAGTTACAGCTACTCCATTTGATAGAGAACTTTCTGGTTCTAAAGATTATGTGAGACTTGAAGGCGAAGACAAAGCCATCTGGAATACTTCTTGGGACGCAGCGGGCAAAGCCGTAAACTGGGATATGATTCACTACGATGTTCAGTTGATAGGTGGTACTGTGTTGCACCAAGGTAAAATCGCAGAAATGCAAACAGGGGAGGGGAAAACGCTCGTGGCGACTTTGCCTCTTTACTTAAACGCATTGCCAGGTCGTGGGGTGCATGTGATTACTGTAAACGATTATTTGGCTAAGCGTGACTCGGCTTGGATTGGGCCTTTGATGGAATTCCATGGATTAAGCGTGGATTGTATCGACAATCACCAGCCAAACTCTGAAGGGCGTATCGCAGCCTACAAAAAAGACATTATTTATGGAACCAACAACGAATTTGGTTTCGACTACTTGAGAGATAACATGGCGACTTCTACCGATCGTTTGGTTCAGCAAGAATTAAACTATGCGGTAATCGACGAGGTGGATTCTGTATTGATTGATGATGCGCGTACACCGCTCATTATTTCTGGTCCTGTGCCTCAGGGAGATCGCCAAGAATACGATATTTTAAAACCAAATATCGAGCAAATCGTAATGAAGCAAAGACAAGAATTATCTTCTGCTTTAAACGAGGCTAAAAAATTATGGAAAGATGGCGATAAAAAAGCGGCAGCTTTTGAAATGATGAAAGTTCACCGTGGATTGCCAAAATATAAGCCTTTAATTAAATTCTTGTCTGAAGAAGGTACTCGTACTCAATTACAAAAAACAGAGGCTTTCTATATGCAGGATAACAATCGTGAAATGTGGCAAATCGATCAGCATTTGTATTTTACGATTGATGAAAAAAATAACCAAATCAACCTTACAGATAAAGGTATCGATTTCCTAACTCGTGGTTCTGAGGATCCAAACTTCTTTATCCTACCAGAAATCGGAGAGGAGGTTGCAAAAATTGAGCAAGAAGGGTTACCAAAAGAAGAAGAACACGCCAAGAAAGAAGAATTCTTCAGAGATTATGCCATTAAATCTGAGCGTATCCACACGCTTCACCAATTGTTGAAAGCCTACACTTTGTTTGAAAAAGATGTGGAATATGTCGTGATTGATGGGCAAGTGAAAATCGTGGATGAGCAAACAGGGCGTATGATGGAAGGTCGTCGTTATTCAGACGGATTGCACCAAGCACTTGAAGCCAAAGAGAATGTGAAAATCGAGGCAGCTACTCAGACCTTTGCTACAATTACTTTGCAGAACTACTTCAGAATGTATAACAAACTTTCTGGAATGACAGGTACTGCGGAAACCGAAGCAGGCGAATTCTGGGAAATCTATAAATTAGATGTGGTAGCCATCCCAACCAATAAACCAATTGCGAGAGACGACCGCCAAGATTTAATTTATAAAACCAATCGTGAAAAATACAACGCGGTAATTGATGAGATTGTAAAACTATCTCAAGAAGAAAAAAGACCAGTCCTTGTGGGTACTACTTCGGTAGAGGTTTCTGAGTTATTGTCTAAAGCCTTAAAACTTAGAAAAATCGACCACAATGTATTGAACGCTAAATTGCACAAGCAAGAAGCAGATGTGGTAGCAGAAGCAGGGCAACCTGGGAAAATCACTATTGCAACCAACATGGCAGGTCGTGGTACGGATATTAAAATTTCGGACGAAGTAAAAGAAGCAGGTGGTCTTGCCATCATCGGGACAGAAAGACATGATTCTCGTCGTGTAGATAGACAGTTGCGTGGTCGTTCTGGGCGTCAAGGAGATGTAGGTAGCTCACAATTCTTTGTTTCGTTGGAAGATAGCTTAATGCGTTTATTCGGTTCAGAAAGAATTTCAAAATTGATGGATCGTATGGGGCACAAAGAAGGAGATGTTTTACAGCACTCTATGGTGTCTAAATCAATCGAAAGAGCACAGAAAAAAGTAGAGGAAAACAACTTCGGAATCCGTAAAAGATTGCTTGAGTATGATGATGTAATGAACAAGCAGCGTGAAGTAATCTACAAACGCCGTAAAAATGCCTTGAATGGTGAGCGTCTAGATACCGACATTGCCAATATGATTTTTGATACCGCTGCTGGAATTGTAAATCAGCACAGAAGTACAGGAGATTTCGAGGCATTCAAAGTTGATTTGATTACACATTTCACCATGGAGTCGCCAGTAGATGAAAACGAATTCAAAAACGGCAATATTCAGAATTTAATAGATAAAGTATATCATTCAGCGATTGAAGATTACAAAATCAAAGTTCAAACTACGGCAGAAAAAGCTTTCCCAGTTGTAGCAAATGTTTACGAAAACAGCGGGCACCAATTCCAGAGAATTCAAGTTCCATTTACCGATGGAAACAGAAGTTTAATGATTGTGTCTGATCTTGAAAAAGCTTACAACACACATGGCAAACAGCTTTTAAAAGACTTTGAAAAGAGCGTAACTTTAGCATTAATCGATGAGCATTGGAAAGAGCACTTGCGCGACATGGACGACTTGAGACGCTCGGTACAAAACGTAACTTATGAGCAAAAAGATCCAATCGTAGTGTACAAAGAAGAATCTTTCTACATGTTTAGAGATATGATAGATACTATCAACCGTGAAGTAGTTTCATTCTTGTTCAAAGGTGAATTGCCTACGCCAGATCCAGAGCAGATTCAGCGTGCAAAACAACAGCAAGAGGAACGCACACAAGCATCTCGCGGAAACGATTTAAACGAAGGGCAAGAAGCTCAGCAACAAGCTGCAAATCAAAGCCAAATCCCAAATTGGCAAAGCCAACAGTTGACACCAAGATATGTAATGAAAATTGGTAGAAACGAAATCGTGAAAGTGAGAAATGTACAAACAGGTAGAGTAGAAGAAATGAAATACAAAAAAGCTGAGCCGCTCATCGAATCTGGCGAGTGGGTTTTAGATAAATAA
- a CDS encoding TrmH family RNA methyltransferase: MRISIFALEKTSQSIDCTTFSPKFPCAIIVGNEKNGVEEEALKLCDTHVHLTMYGKNTSLNVAVATGMLLHEWV, translated from the coding sequence ATCAGAATTAGCATTTTTGCTTTAGAAAAAACTTCGCAAAGTATAGATTGTACAACATTTAGCCCCAAATTTCCTTGCGCCATCATTGTAGGAAATGAGAAAAATGGAGTAGAAGAGGAGGCGTTGAAATTATGCGATACGCATGTGCATTTAACTATGTATGGAAAAAACACTTCGCTCAATGTGGCGGTGGCAACGGGCATGCTACTTCACGAATGGGTATAA
- a CDS encoding ParB N-terminal domain-containing protein produces MYIDYSSWETFEYSLKTLQLDLNNPRIKHRDTALNQTQILKFLINNENVYELAKKISEEGYFIGEEPIICIENNKKIVLEGNRRTAALKLLQEPEKYLPAAKAKTLRDNIIRNNFPVNKKLKCYIAPNRLLANPIIYTRHNGETLKKWKTGNQYSFVAEMYYEDGLSIEDICDVLNEKKSKILKPLRAYNLFFEGKEILEKEEGLIIDVADFEFTNLERFYSYEPAREFLGIEFDIETGELIIGLPQEEFEIRLLEVFKILIDAERFSRDFNKEEDKKQFISKLFGDPKFDFSVTPTSEKSKGQSSKKKSDLEEKKNNVTHRTKRTNRRNSYQERIIPLNCKIIFGNQKLDNLFEELKQLPLDKKYSFAVLLRTYLEQSLYFYLKEKNLFEDLSLKTNEENKKNNLKKVTQLIEYLKNKYSIQGEVESEDIMNILRFNRNKDYSNATLKVMLDYVKNNELKNELDINQLKNLKHYIDLIKDGLDLAVHNLETMIDLEHNKRAWAHLEPLFIILSNNLYTEK; encoded by the coding sequence ATGTATATAGATTATTCTTCTTGGGAAACATTTGAATATAGCTTAAAAACTTTACAATTAGATTTAAATAATCCTAGAATAAAACATAGAGATACTGCGTTAAATCAAACTCAAATATTAAAATTTTTGATTAATAATGAGAATGTCTATGAGTTAGCTAAAAAAATATCAGAAGAAGGGTATTTTATTGGTGAAGAGCCTATTATATGTATTGAAAATAATAAAAAAATAGTTCTCGAAGGTAATAGGCGAACAGCGGCATTAAAGTTATTACAGGAACCTGAGAAATATCTTCCAGCAGCTAAGGCAAAAACATTACGTGATAATATTATTCGTAATAATTTTCCTGTAAATAAAAAATTAAAATGTTACATAGCGCCTAATCGTTTATTGGCAAATCCGATAATTTACACTAGACACAATGGTGAGACCTTGAAAAAATGGAAAACAGGAAATCAATATTCTTTTGTTGCAGAAATGTATTATGAAGATGGTTTGTCTATTGAAGATATTTGTGATGTATTGAATGAAAAAAAATCTAAAATTTTAAAACCGCTAAGAGCCTATAATTTATTTTTTGAAGGTAAAGAAATTTTAGAGAAAGAAGAAGGCTTAATAATTGACGTGGCTGATTTCGAGTTTACTAATTTAGAAAGATTTTATTCATACGAGCCTGCAAGAGAATTTTTAGGTATTGAGTTTGATATTGAAACAGGAGAATTAATTATAGGTTTGCCTCAAGAAGAATTTGAAATAAGACTTTTAGAAGTTTTTAAAATTTTAATTGATGCTGAGAGATTTTCGAGAGACTTTAATAAAGAAGAAGACAAGAAACAATTTATTTCCAAATTATTTGGTGATCCTAAATTTGATTTTTCAGTAACACCTACATCAGAAAAATCGAAAGGGCAATCGTCTAAAAAAAAATCTGATTTAGAAGAAAAGAAAAATAATGTTACTCATAGAACAAAAAGAACTAATCGTAGAAATTCTTATCAGGAGAGAATTATACCTTTAAATTGTAAAATAATTTTTGGAAACCAAAAACTTGATAATTTATTTGAAGAATTAAAACAGTTGCCACTTGATAAAAAATATTCTTTCGCTGTTTTACTGAGAACTTATTTAGAACAATCTTTGTATTTTTATTTAAAAGAGAAAAATTTATTTGAAGATTTAAGTTTAAAAACGAATGAAGAAAATAAAAAAAATAATTTGAAAAAAGTTACACAATTAATAGAATATTTAAAAAATAAATATTCTATTCAAGGAGAAGTTGAATCAGAAGATATTATGAATATTCTGCGATTTAATCGTAACAAGGATTATTCAAATGCAACTCTTAAAGTAATGCTTGACTATGTAAAGAATAATGAATTAAAAAATGAACTTGATATAAATCAATTAAAAAATTTAAAGCATTACATTGACCTAATAAAAGATGGTTTAGACTTAGCAGTTCATAATTTAGAAACAATGATTGATTTAGAGCACAATAAAAGAGCTTGGGCACATTTGGAACCTTTATTTATCATATTAAGTAATAATCTGTATACTGAAAAATAA
- a CDS encoding DNA adenine methylase — protein MFYSPLRYPGGKNKLSAFIAKICIDNNINGHYVEPYSGGASVALFLLIEGYVKQVTINDKDRSIYAFWYCVLNKTKQLCEKIENAQLNIDEWRKQKKIQLKKDEANLLDLGFSTFYLNRTNRSGIINAGVIGGVEQKGNYLMDCRFNKLELIKRIKLIAKYKKNIRLYNKDANELIDIIQEEANKDNIIFYFDPPYYLKASTLYMNHYEDKNHKLVSDKIKSIRNIKWIVSYDNVSEIKKLYSDCSTKEFSFKHTAYQSRVGKEVLFFSNNIIQPEIKDYDPLRFKKAKETLDIIYKKTV, from the coding sequence ATGTTTTATTCACCATTGAGATACCCAGGCGGAAAAAATAAACTTTCTGCATTTATTGCAAAAATTTGTATTGATAATAATATAAATGGTCATTATGTAGAACCATACTCAGGTGGGGCTTCTGTTGCTTTATTTTTATTAATCGAAGGTTATGTAAAGCAAGTTACGATTAATGACAAAGATAGGTCTATCTATGCTTTTTGGTATTGTGTATTGAATAAAACAAAACAACTATGTGAAAAAATTGAAAATGCTCAATTGAATATAGACGAATGGCGAAAGCAAAAAAAAATTCAGTTAAAAAAAGATGAAGCAAATTTACTTGATTTAGGTTTCTCTACATTCTATCTTAACAGAACTAATCGTTCAGGAATAATAAATGCGGGTGTAATAGGTGGGGTTGAGCAAAAAGGCAATTATCTTATGGATTGTAGATTTAATAAATTAGAACTTATCAAAAGAATAAAACTTATTGCCAAATATAAAAAAAATATAAGACTCTATAATAAAGATGCTAATGAGTTAATTGATATAATACAAGAAGAGGCAAATAAAGATAACATAATATTTTATTTTGATCCACCATATTATTTAAAGGCTAGTACACTCTATATGAATCATTATGAAGATAAAAATCACAAACTAGTAAGTGATAAAATAAAATCTATAAGAAATATAAAATGGATTGTTTCTTATGATAATGTTTCTGAAATAAAAAAGTTATATTCTGATTGTTCTACCAAAGAGTTTTCATTCAAACATACAGCTTATCAAAGTCGAGTAGGAAAAGAGGTATTATTCTTCAGTAATAACATAATTCAACCAGAGATAAAAGATTATGATCCTCTTAGATTTAAAAAAGCTAAAGAAACACTTGATATTATTTACAAAAAAACGGTATGA
- the dnaX gene encoding DNA polymerase III subunit gamma/tau has product MSNYVVSARKYRPQNFEEVVGQEAIATTLEHAIASEHLPQALLFCGPRGVGKTTCARILARRINEENADENAEGNDFAFNIFELDAASNNSVDDIRGLVDQVRFPPQTGKYKVYIIDEVHMLSNAAFNAFLKTLEEPPAHAIFILATTEKHKIIPTILSRCQIFDFKRIQISDIKNHLQKIAEKEGVTYEDDALHLIAQKADGALRDALSIFDRLVTFGQGNLTLKGVAETLNVLDYDFYFQVTDACLGNQIPEALNLLDDILKKGFDAQMFVSGLGGHFRDLLVAQNPQTINLLDVGENTKNKYLEQAQKCTPKFLIDAIEICNQADINYRASKNQRLTVEIALMQLCSLTTPDGELKKKSLKS; this is encoded by the coding sequence ATGAGTAACTATGTAGTTTCAGCTAGGAAATACCGTCCGCAAAACTTCGAAGAAGTTGTAGGGCAGGAGGCGATTGCCACCACGCTTGAGCATGCCATTGCGTCTGAGCATTTGCCACAGGCGTTGCTTTTTTGTGGTCCGCGCGGGGTAGGGAAAACTACATGTGCTCGTATTTTGGCTCGCAGAATTAACGAAGAAAATGCTGATGAGAATGCAGAAGGAAACGATTTTGCTTTCAATATTTTTGAGCTCGATGCTGCGTCAAACAACTCGGTAGACGACATTCGTGGGCTGGTGGATCAAGTGCGATTTCCACCGCAAACGGGCAAGTACAAAGTCTATATCATAGATGAGGTGCATATGCTCTCTAATGCGGCCTTTAATGCTTTTTTAAAGACTTTGGAGGAGCCACCTGCACACGCCATTTTTATTTTGGCAACTACCGAAAAACACAAAATCATTCCTACGATTTTGTCTCGCTGTCAGATTTTTGATTTTAAAAGAATTCAAATTTCAGACATTAAAAATCACTTGCAAAAAATTGCTGAAAAAGAAGGCGTAACTTATGAAGATGATGCACTGCACTTAATCGCTCAAAAAGCCGATGGTGCTTTGCGTGATGCGCTTTCAATCTTTGATAGATTAGTTACTTTTGGGCAAGGAAATTTAACGCTAAAAGGCGTTGCCGAAACGCTCAATGTGCTTGATTATGATTTTTATTTTCAAGTAACCGATGCGTGTTTAGGCAATCAAATTCCTGAGGCTCTGAACCTTTTAGATGATATTTTAAAGAAAGGTTTTGATGCGCAAATGTTTGTTTCTGGTTTGGGTGGGCATTTTAGAGATTTGCTCGTGGCGCAAAATCCGCAAACGATTAATTTGCTAGATGTGGGCGAAAACACCAAAAATAAATATTTGGAACAAGCGCAAAAGTGCACTCCTAAATTTTTAATCGATGCTATTGAGATTTGCAATCAGGCTGACATTAATTATAGAGCTAGTAAAAACCAAAGACTTACGGTGGAAATTGCGTTGATGCAATTATGCTCGCTCACTACGCCTGATGGCGAACTTAAAAAAAAAAGTTTAAAATCTTAG
- a CDS encoding beta-N-acetylhexosaminidase, with translation MIKNLLLAGCLGLMASCATQQSLGNLQNTKADYPIVPEPNEILIKNGGFVLNNKVKIFAPKSLNKEADFLKDYLKTAANVKLSIAEPNQASGIHLVIDPSVKGEEAYTLSINDSNVKITASTSTGIFYGIQSLRQLVHNQKNIEYFPAVEIKDAPRFAYRGMHLDVGRHMFPVDFIKKYIDLLALHKMNKFHWHLTEDQGWRLEIKKYPKLTEVGAYRAETAIKKHFPGSGLKDETFKGDGKKYGGFYTQDQARDIVKYAADRHITVIPEIDMPGHMLAALAAYPELGNGTGPYEVGKWWGVFPQILAPKEETFKFIEDVLTEVMDIFPSEYIHIGGDEAPKKEWKESKQAQDLILKLGLKDDTEPNKFDGRKHTKEEKLQSYFINRVEKFVNSKGRQIIGWDEILEGGLAPNATVMSWRGEEGGIAAAKQNHKVIMTPGDYVYFDHYQTEKDRDTQTPFAICCLTTVEEVYSYNPQPKELTEEQKKYIWGAQANVWTEYIPTSAQVEYMAVPRMGALSEVVWTQPDKKDYNDFKQRMQSLKKLYDQMNVNYEKTFFQQ, from the coding sequence ATGATAAAGAATCTTTTACTAGCCGGATGCTTAGGGCTTATGGCATCTTGCGCTACACAACAATCGTTGGGCAATTTGCAAAACACAAAGGCAGACTACCCGATTGTTCCTGAGCCCAATGAAATTTTAATTAAAAATGGTGGCTTTGTTCTCAATAATAAAGTCAAAATTTTTGCGCCAAAATCGCTCAATAAAGAAGCTGATTTCTTGAAAGATTATTTAAAAACAGCTGCTAATGTAAAATTGAGCATTGCCGAACCTAATCAAGCTAGCGGAATTCATTTGGTGATTGATCCTTCTGTAAAGGGCGAAGAGGCTTATACTTTAAGCATTAATGACTCGAATGTAAAAATTACCGCAAGCACTTCTACAGGAATTTTTTACGGCATTCAATCATTGAGACAATTAGTTCATAATCAAAAAAATATAGAATATTTCCCAGCGGTAGAAATCAAAGACGCACCGCGTTTTGCATATCGCGGAATGCACCTTGATGTTGGTCGCCACATGTTCCCAGTGGATTTCATCAAGAAATATATCGACCTTTTGGCTTTGCACAAAATGAATAAATTTCACTGGCATTTAACCGAAGACCAAGGTTGGAGATTAGAAATTAAAAAATATCCAAAGCTTACAGAAGTCGGAGCGTATCGTGCTGAAACTGCGATTAAAAAACATTTCCCTGGTTCTGGTTTAAAAGATGAAACATTTAAAGGAGATGGCAAAAAATACGGAGGTTTCTATACTCAAGATCAAGCAAGAGATATTGTAAAATATGCCGCAGATCGCCACATTACGGTGATTCCAGAAATCGATATGCCTGGGCACATGTTGGCTGCACTGGCTGCCTACCCTGAGTTAGGAAACGGAACTGGACCTTACGAAGTTGGGAAATGGTGGGGTGTTTTCCCTCAAATTCTAGCTCCGAAAGAAGAAACATTTAAATTCATAGAAGATGTTTTGACAGAGGTTATGGATATTTTCCCAAGCGAATACATCCACATCGGTGGTGATGAAGCTCCTAAAAAAGAATGGAAAGAAAGCAAACAGGCACAGGACTTAATCCTAAAATTAGGTTTAAAAGATGATACAGAGCCTAATAAATTCGACGGAAGAAAACACACCAAAGAGGAAAAGCTACAAAGTTATTTCATCAATCGTGTTGAGAAATTTGTAAACTCTAAAGGTCGACAAATCATCGGTTGGGACGAAATCCTAGAAGGTGGACTTGCTCCAAACGCTACTGTGATGAGCTGGCGTGGCGAAGAGGGCGGAATCGCAGCGGCAAAACAAAATCACAAAGTGATTATGACTCCTGGTGATTATGTATATTTTGACCACTACCAAACTGAAAAAGACAGAGATACACAAACTCCATTTGCGATTTGTTGTTTAACGACTGTGGAAGAAGTTTACTCATACAATCCTCAGCCTAAGGAGCTTACAGAAGAGCAGAAAAAATATATTTGGGGAGCGCAAGCCAATGTGTGGACAGAGTATATCCCAACTTCTGCACAAGTAGAATACATGGCGGTACCTCGCATGGGAGCACTTTCAGAAGTAGTTTGGACTCAGCCAGATAAAAAAGATTATAACGACTTTAAACAAAGAATGCAATCGTTGAAAAAGTTGTATGATCAAATGAATGTAAATTACGAGAAAACCTTTTTTCAACAATAA